A window from Cellulomonas sp. C5510 encodes these proteins:
- the recA gene encoding recombinase RecA, with amino-acid sequence MPAPQDREKALEAALSQIDRQFGKGSIMRLGEEGRAPVEVIPTGSIALDVALGIGGLPKGRVVEVYGPESSGKTTVALHAVANAQRAGGIAAFIDAEHALDPDYAKKLGVDTDALLVSQPDTGEQALEIMDMLIRSGAIDIIVIDSVAALVPKAEIEGEMGDSHVGLQARLMSQALRKITGALNASGTTAIFINQLREKIGVFFGSPETTTGGKALKFYASVRMDIRRIETLKEGSDAVGNRTRVKIVKNKMAPPFKQAEFDILYGVGISREGGLIDMGVEHGFIRKSGSWFTYEGDQLGQGKENARGFLRDNPDLAAEIEKKIKEKLGIGAKVDVPAGAEVKVDF; translated from the coding sequence ATGCCCGCTCCCCAGGACCGCGAGAAGGCCCTCGAGGCCGCACTCAGCCAGATCGACCGCCAGTTCGGCAAGGGCTCGATCATGCGCCTCGGCGAAGAGGGGCGTGCCCCTGTCGAGGTGATCCCGACCGGCTCGATCGCCCTCGACGTCGCGCTCGGCATCGGTGGCCTGCCCAAGGGCCGCGTCGTCGAGGTGTACGGCCCGGAGTCCTCCGGCAAGACGACCGTCGCGCTCCACGCCGTCGCGAACGCGCAGCGCGCCGGCGGCATCGCGGCGTTCATCGACGCCGAGCACGCGCTGGACCCGGACTACGCGAAGAAGCTGGGTGTCGACACCGACGCCCTGCTCGTCTCCCAGCCGGACACCGGTGAGCAGGCGCTCGAGATCATGGACATGCTGATCCGCTCGGGTGCGATCGACATCATCGTCATCGACTCCGTCGCGGCGCTCGTGCCCAAGGCGGAGATCGAGGGCGAGATGGGCGACAGCCACGTCGGCCTCCAGGCCCGCCTCATGTCGCAGGCGCTGCGCAAGATCACCGGTGCGCTCAACGCCTCCGGGACGACGGCGATCTTCATCAACCAGCTGCGCGAGAAGATCGGCGTGTTCTTCGGCTCGCCCGAGACGACGACCGGTGGCAAGGCGCTCAAGTTCTACGCCTCCGTGCGCATGGACATCCGGCGCATCGAGACCCTCAAGGAGGGGTCGGACGCGGTCGGCAACCGCACCCGCGTCAAGATCGTCAAGAACAAGATGGCGCCGCCGTTCAAGCAGGCCGAGTTCGACATCCTCTACGGCGTCGGCATCTCCCGTGAGGGCGGCCTCATCGACATGGGTGTGGAGCACGGCTTCATCCGCAAGTCCGGCTCCTGGTTCACCTACGAGGGCGACCAGCTCGGTCAGGGCAAGGAGAACGCGCGCGGGTTCCTGCGTGACAACCCGGACCTGGCGGCGGAGATCGAGAAGAAGATCAAGGAGAAGCTCGGCATCGGTGCGAAGGTCGACGTCCCGGCCGGCGCGGAGGTGAAGGTCGACTTCTGA
- a CDS encoding MBL fold metallo-hydrolase: MTSGAAPGTAPAAGATLRWLGHATVVLDVGGARLLTDPLLRPHAGLLRRRAPAPRAADWAGPSAVLVSHLHHDHAELGSLRLLPGVPVLAAGANAHWLAHQGLDAVGLGPEEWWTVPGTDVRVRLVPAVHGHRPMPHRPNAAHGFLVVAPGLRVWFAGDTAPYPQMRRLPELAGGPLDVALVPVGGWGPRLSGGHMDPVQAAEVCEQVGARWAVPVHWGTLHAPASRRLPPGWMDRAGPAFARALDRGARARPLLLAPGQAVRLGEAEGLSGLV; encoded by the coding sequence GTGACCTCCGGCGCCGCCCCCGGGACCGCCCCGGCGGCCGGGGCGACCCTGCGGTGGCTCGGGCACGCGACGGTCGTGCTCGACGTCGGCGGCGCCCGCCTGCTCACGGACCCGCTCCTGCGCCCCCACGCCGGGTTGCTGCGCCGCCGGGCGCCCGCCCCCCGAGCCGCGGACTGGGCGGGTCCGAGCGCGGTCCTGGTGTCCCACCTGCACCACGACCACGCGGAGCTCGGGTCTCTCCGGCTGCTCCCCGGGGTGCCCGTGCTGGCGGCCGGGGCCAACGCGCACTGGCTCGCGCACCAGGGCCTGGACGCGGTGGGGCTGGGGCCGGAGGAGTGGTGGACGGTGCCCGGGACGGACGTCCGGGTCCGTCTGGTGCCGGCGGTGCACGGGCACCGGCCGATGCCGCACCGGCCGAACGCGGCGCACGGCTTCCTCGTGGTGGCACCCGGCCTGCGGGTGTGGTTCGCCGGGGACACCGCGCCCTACCCGCAGATGCGCCGCCTGCCGGAGCTGGCCGGTGGTCCGCTCGACGTCGCGCTCGTGCCCGTCGGCGGCTGGGGACCGCGGTTGTCGGGCGGGCACATGGACCCCGTCCAGGCCGCGGAGGTCTGCGAGCAGGTCGGTGCGCGCTGGGCGGTCCCGGTGCACTGGGGGACGCTGCACGCTCCGGCCTCGCGCCGGCTGCCGCCCGGGTGGATGGACCGCGCGGGCCCGGCGTTCGCCCGGGCGCTGGACCGCGGGGCGCGCGCGCGGCCGCTGCTGCTGGCGCCGGGCCAGGCGGTGCGGCTGGGGGAGGCGGAGGGGCTGTCGGGCCTCGTCTGA
- a CDS encoding phage holin family protein, translating into MPSDDPRPRRGWWSVTLSDVGDALLGLVTTAVGLGVAIAVVDGVRATNPGAVVLAALLVGAGDLVLRPPLRVLARVGGAMGALVAGLGAQVAVVWLALSLGPGLEVRSAWAVVQVLVITACVMAVGRWVWGASDSDYVVGDVLRRARARARRAGEGGGAVPDHRPPGLLVVQLDGVGTAVLEQALDAGLAPTMARWLESGSHRLTSWWAQAPSTTPASQAGLLHGAADAIPSFRWWDREAGRLVVTNHPDDAAMVERRLSDGRGLLADGGAAVSTMFSGDAARQLLVMSQARRGIGPGTSYLRFFASPFVLARAVTLTVGEMVKELYQGRRQRVRDVRPRVPRRGWYVVLRGVTNVLLRDLATSLVAEQLVRGAPVVFVDLVDYDEIAHHAGPTRPESLRALDGLDGVLDTLQRVAAAAPRDYRVVVLSDHGQALGPTFAQVAGEPLVEAVRRLVSAGREEPSWGGTPGAAGGAGGGRAGARHGGPGGAPEVDAVQAASDEEWGPLNAFLSSAASRHGEDRAVVLGPPGKDRRDGERTAAGDGAPPPEVAVTGSGNLGMVWFPREPRRLVLEEIETRWPGLVRGLASTPGIGLVLVDTAARGLAAVGTGGIAWLEPDGADGLPAVDGTDPVARYGPRATADLRRLGRLGHVGDLVVLSDVTPGGRVHAFEGQVGSHGGLGGPQNRAVLLHPAELPVDDDLLEDVDGERIAVGADRVHHQLLRWATALGLRRDATPPAAAGEEGAAPAAGPAGRLRPGDGS; encoded by the coding sequence GTGCCGTCCGACGACCCGCGCCCGCGTCGTGGCTGGTGGTCGGTCACGCTCAGCGACGTCGGCGACGCACTGCTCGGGCTGGTCACGACGGCCGTCGGCCTGGGCGTCGCCATCGCGGTGGTGGACGGGGTCCGGGCGACCAACCCCGGCGCGGTGGTGCTCGCCGCGCTGCTGGTCGGCGCGGGGGACCTGGTGCTGCGCCCGCCGCTGCGCGTGCTCGCGCGGGTGGGCGGTGCCATGGGGGCGCTGGTCGCCGGGCTCGGCGCGCAGGTGGCGGTCGTGTGGCTGGCGCTCTCGCTCGGCCCGGGCCTCGAGGTGCGCAGCGCGTGGGCCGTCGTCCAGGTGCTCGTCATCACGGCCTGCGTCATGGCGGTGGGCCGCTGGGTGTGGGGCGCGTCCGACTCGGACTACGTCGTCGGGGACGTCCTGCGGCGCGCCCGCGCGCGGGCACGCCGCGCGGGGGAGGGCGGCGGCGCCGTCCCCGACCACCGCCCGCCCGGGCTGCTGGTCGTCCAGCTCGACGGCGTGGGCACGGCGGTGCTGGAGCAGGCTCTCGACGCCGGGCTGGCCCCCACGATGGCGCGCTGGCTCGAGTCCGGCAGCCACCGGCTGACGAGCTGGTGGGCGCAGGCGCCCTCGACCACGCCCGCGAGCCAGGCCGGGCTGCTGCACGGCGCCGCCGACGCGATCCCCTCGTTCCGGTGGTGGGACCGTGAGGCGGGCCGGCTCGTCGTCACCAACCACCCCGACGACGCCGCGATGGTCGAACGGCGGCTGTCCGACGGCCGCGGGCTGCTGGCCGACGGGGGAGCGGCCGTGTCGACGATGTTCTCCGGCGACGCCGCCCGGCAGCTCCTCGTCATGAGCCAGGCCCGGCGCGGCATCGGCCCGGGGACCTCCTACCTCCGGTTCTTCGCGAGCCCCTTCGTGCTGGCGCGCGCCGTGACGCTCACCGTCGGGGAGATGGTCAAGGAGCTCTACCAGGGCCGTCGCCAGCGGGTCCGCGACGTGCGTCCGCGGGTGCCGCGCCGCGGCTGGTACGTGGTGCTGCGCGGTGTCACGAACGTGCTGCTGCGTGACCTCGCGACGTCCCTCGTCGCCGAGCAGCTCGTCCGCGGTGCGCCCGTGGTGTTCGTCGACCTGGTCGACTACGACGAGATCGCCCACCACGCCGGGCCCACCCGACCGGAGTCGCTGCGTGCGCTCGACGGTCTCGACGGAGTGCTGGACACGCTGCAGCGGGTCGCCGCCGCGGCCCCGCGCGACTACCGGGTGGTCGTGCTGTCCGACCACGGGCAGGCGCTCGGCCCGACGTTCGCGCAGGTCGCCGGCGAGCCGCTGGTCGAGGCCGTGCGGCGCCTCGTGTCCGCCGGCCGCGAGGAGCCGTCGTGGGGCGGGACGCCCGGCGCTGCCGGGGGCGCGGGCGGAGGGCGCGCCGGGGCGCGGCACGGGGGCCCGGGCGGTGCCCCGGAGGTCGACGCCGTCCAGGCCGCCTCCGACGAGGAGTGGGGGCCGCTCAACGCCTTCCTGTCCTCCGCGGCCTCGCGCCACGGGGAGGACCGCGCGGTCGTGCTCGGTCCTCCCGGCAAGGACCGGCGGGACGGCGAGCGCACCGCGGCCGGGGACGGTGCCCCACCCCCCGAGGTCGCGGTGACCGGCTCGGGCAACCTCGGCATGGTCTGGTTCCCGCGCGAGCCCCGGCGCCTGGTGCTGGAGGAGATCGAGACGCGCTGGCCGGGACTGGTCCGCGGACTCGCCTCGACGCCGGGCATCGGCCTCGTGCTCGTCGACACCGCCGCGCGCGGGCTCGCCGCGGTGGGGACCGGTGGCATCGCGTGGCTCGAGCCCGACGGGGCGGACGGCCTGCCCGCGGTGGACGGCACCGACCCGGTGGCCCGCTACGGTCCCCGCGCCACGGCGGACCTCCGGCGGCTCGGGCGCCTGGGCCACGTCGGGGACCTCGTGGTCCTCTCCGACGTCACGCCCGGCGGGCGGGTGCACGCCTTCGAGGGCCAGGTCGGCTCGCACGGCGGTCTCGGGGGCCCGCAGAACCGGGCGGTCCTCCTGCACCCCGCGGAGCTGCCGGTCGACGACGACCTGCTCGAGGACGTGGACGGCGAGCGCATCGCCGTCGGCGCCGACCGGGTCCACCACCAGCTGCTGCGCTGGGCCACCGCGCTCGGGCTCCGCCGGGACGCCACGCCGCCTGCTGCCGCCGGGGAGGAAGGTGCGGCGCCGGCAGCGGGGCCCGCGGGGCGGCTCCGTCCCGGGGACGGCTCGTGA
- a CDS encoding DUF3046 domain-containing protein, with protein MRYREFWQLVDEVLGSAHGRVLVHELVLPRLDGRTAEQALDAGVEPRDVWHALCDELDVPDPQRWGADRHRQAPPRR; from the coding sequence GTGCGGTACCGGGAGTTCTGGCAGCTGGTCGACGAGGTGCTCGGCAGCGCCCACGGCCGGGTGCTCGTGCACGAGCTCGTCCTGCCGCGGCTCGACGGCCGCACGGCGGAGCAGGCGCTGGACGCCGGAGTGGAGCCCCGGGACGTGTGGCACGCGCTGTGCGACGAGCTGGACGTCCCCGACCCGCAGCGCTGGGGCGCCGACCGCCACCGGCAGGCACCGCCGCGCCGCTGA
- a CDS encoding DEAD/DEAH box helicase gives MTPPPPPDAPTGTDVLDRFSAPTRDWFRGAFAGPTAAQAGAWDAVSTGRHALVVAPTGSGKTLAAFLWALDRIVAEPSGGPDGAPDPDADPLQRCRVLYVSPLKALATDVERNLRSPLVGVRQAATRRGVTLPEVRVGVRTGDTPPSERRAFATKPPDILITTPESLFLVLTSGARAGLAGVRTVILDEIHAVAGTKRGAHLAVSLERLDALLDRPGGPGPAQRVGLSATVTPVDRVAAFLSGGRPPAEGGREVVVVQPPSSKEIRVDVVVPVPDLTDLAAPLPGDGSGGRPGAPAPGDGVAPLAPGERDLTGQAAAEGGTRPSIWPHVEERVVDLVAEHRSTLVFTNSRRGAERLTARMNEVWAERQGEDVPDPGTLWAAQVTAQSGTAVGVDVRDATTILARAHHGSMSRAERTRTESELKAGRLPAVVATSSLELGIDMGAVDLVVQVGAPPSAASGLQRIGRAGHQVGAVSHGVVFPTFRGDLVPAAVTALRMRAGQIEPVAVPANPLDVLAQQVVAMVATEDWTVHELAAVVRRAAPFATLGDATLRAVLDMLAGRYPSEEFAELRPRILWDRATDVLSARPGALRLAVTSGGTIPDRGLYGVFLASGSETADVPVDPERSGGRTRGGKRVGELDEEMVYESRVGDTFTLGSSTWRIEDITPDRVLVTPAPGVPGRLPFWKGDSQGRPASLGRAMGAWAREVADLPDADARARVREAGLDDWAADNLLGYLREQRAATGALPSDVTVVVERFRDELGDWRVVVHSPYGARVHAPWALVLGARLRERFGVDAAAMHADDGIVLRLPDVLAAASDPVGDLLGWSAPDAWSTDGAAASAPGGLADPVPVDAGDLLIEPDEVADAVRTELGGSAMFGARFREAAARALLLPRRRPDRRQPLWQQRQRSAQLLGVASRYPDFPILLEAVRECLQDDFDIDALVELMRDVSAGRVRVVEVTTARPSPFAQSLLFGYTAQFLYDGDAPLAERRAAALTLDPTLLEELLGGGGGSQVADLLDPDAVLRTEAELTGTDPDRQARTAEQVADVLRRHGPLPLDGVEARTREDVRGDVAGWLADLERARRLIRVRISGVSGAGAEQWAAVEDAGRLRDALGVALPVGVPEVFTEVLPDPLGDLLRRHARTHGPFTAAHAAARFGLGTAVVQSALRPLERAGVVVQGRLRPDALGGVGDEYCDADVLRTLRRRSLAALRSEVEPVPQVALGRFLPVWQHATARADRPAPGALRGADGLARAVEQLAGAVVPASALESLVLPARVADYSPALLDELTAAGEVLWAGHGTLPGRDGLVSLHLAGTADLTLPPLAAPDDDPAAAHLATPLHRALVAALQGGGAYFAGALASRVAGDLEEPASQSAVVDALWDLVWAGLVTNDGLAPLRARLAGGRTAHRAPAGPGASPRARALTMGRYGGRPGLRGSGLGLRSPGLAGVPAPGVPAAGEGGGRWSMLPPRETDPTRRAHALAAQLLDRHGVLTRAVAPAEGISGQFAAVYRVLAALEQAGQVRRGYFVEHLGGSQFALPGAVDQLRADARTLERLAEQSAPPDADRAVALLAATDPANPYGAALAWPARADASTGHRPGRKAGSVVVLVDGELALYLERGGRTVLTFTEDDDVLRLATARLADAVREGRLGRVTLVRADGEELLGASGTPLGRALAAAGFGATPRGLRLRGAR, from the coding sequence GTGACGCCACCCCCGCCGCCGGACGCCCCCACCGGCACCGACGTGCTCGACCGGTTCTCGGCGCCGACCCGGGACTGGTTCCGCGGGGCGTTCGCCGGCCCGACCGCCGCGCAGGCCGGCGCGTGGGACGCGGTGTCGACGGGACGGCACGCGCTGGTCGTCGCGCCGACCGGCTCGGGCAAGACGCTCGCGGCGTTCCTCTGGGCCCTCGACCGGATCGTCGCGGAGCCCTCCGGCGGACCCGACGGCGCGCCGGACCCGGACGCGGACCCGCTGCAGCGCTGCCGCGTGCTCTACGTCTCGCCGCTGAAGGCGCTCGCGACCGACGTGGAACGCAACCTGCGGTCGCCGCTCGTCGGCGTCCGGCAGGCCGCGACGCGGCGCGGCGTGACGCTCCCGGAGGTGCGCGTCGGCGTGCGCACCGGGGACACCCCGCCGAGCGAGCGCCGGGCGTTCGCGACCAAGCCGCCCGACATCCTCATCACCACGCCCGAGTCGCTGTTCCTCGTGCTCACGTCCGGCGCGCGCGCCGGGCTCGCGGGCGTGCGGACCGTCATCCTCGACGAGATCCACGCCGTCGCCGGGACCAAGCGGGGTGCGCACCTCGCGGTGTCGCTGGAGCGGCTGGACGCGCTGCTCGACCGACCCGGCGGGCCGGGTCCGGCCCAGCGCGTCGGGCTGTCCGCGACGGTGACGCCGGTCGACCGCGTCGCGGCGTTCCTGTCGGGCGGGCGGCCCCCGGCCGAGGGCGGCCGCGAGGTCGTGGTCGTGCAGCCGCCGTCGAGCAAGGAGATCCGGGTCGACGTCGTCGTGCCGGTGCCCGACCTCACGGACCTGGCCGCGCCGCTGCCCGGCGACGGGTCCGGCGGGCGCCCCGGCGCACCCGCGCCGGGGGACGGCGTGGCCCCCCTGGCCCCGGGCGAGCGCGACCTCACGGGGCAGGCGGCGGCCGAGGGCGGCACCCGCCCGTCCATCTGGCCGCACGTGGAGGAGCGGGTCGTCGACCTGGTCGCCGAGCACCGGTCGACCCTGGTGTTCACCAACTCCCGCCGCGGCGCCGAGCGGCTCACCGCCCGCATGAACGAGGTGTGGGCGGAGCGGCAGGGCGAGGACGTGCCGGACCCCGGCACGCTCTGGGCCGCGCAGGTCACGGCGCAGTCCGGCACGGCCGTCGGCGTCGACGTGCGGGACGCCACGACGATCCTCGCCCGCGCGCACCACGGCTCGATGAGCCGCGCCGAGCGCACCCGCACCGAGTCCGAGCTCAAAGCCGGGCGGCTGCCCGCGGTCGTCGCGACGTCGTCGTTGGAGCTCGGCATCGACATGGGCGCGGTGGACCTCGTCGTCCAGGTCGGCGCCCCGCCGTCCGCCGCGAGCGGGCTGCAGCGCATCGGCCGGGCGGGCCACCAGGTCGGCGCCGTGTCGCACGGCGTGGTCTTCCCGACGTTCCGCGGGGACCTCGTGCCCGCGGCGGTGACGGCGCTGCGGATGCGGGCCGGTCAGATCGAGCCCGTCGCGGTGCCCGCGAACCCCCTCGACGTGCTCGCGCAGCAGGTCGTGGCGATGGTCGCCACCGAGGACTGGACCGTCCACGAGCTCGCCGCGGTCGTGCGGCGGGCGGCCCCGTTCGCGACGCTGGGTGACGCCACGCTGCGCGCGGTGCTCGACATGCTCGCGGGCCGGTACCCCAGCGAGGAGTTCGCCGAGCTGCGTCCCCGCATCCTGTGGGACCGGGCCACGGACGTGCTCAGCGCGCGGCCGGGCGCGCTGCGACTCGCCGTCACCAGCGGCGGCACGATCCCGGACCGCGGGCTGTACGGCGTGTTCCTCGCGTCGGGCTCGGAGACCGCCGACGTCCCGGTCGACCCGGAGCGCTCGGGCGGACGGACCCGCGGCGGCAAGCGGGTCGGCGAGCTCGACGAGGAGATGGTCTACGAGTCGCGCGTCGGCGACACGTTCACGCTGGGGTCGAGCACCTGGCGCATCGAGGACATCACGCCCGACCGCGTGCTGGTCACGCCGGCGCCGGGCGTGCCCGGCCGGCTGCCGTTCTGGAAGGGCGACTCGCAGGGGCGCCCCGCGTCGCTCGGCCGGGCGATGGGGGCGTGGGCGCGCGAGGTCGCCGACCTGCCCGACGCCGACGCCCGAGCGCGGGTGCGGGAGGCCGGTCTCGACGACTGGGCGGCGGACAACCTGCTGGGCTACCTGCGGGAGCAGCGCGCCGCGACGGGTGCGCTGCCCAGCGACGTCACCGTCGTCGTCGAGCGGTTCCGGGACGAGCTCGGGGACTGGCGCGTCGTCGTCCACTCCCCCTACGGCGCCCGGGTGCACGCGCCGTGGGCGCTGGTGCTGGGGGCCCGGCTGCGGGAGCGGTTCGGCGTGGACGCCGCCGCGATGCACGCCGACGACGGCATCGTGCTGCGCCTGCCCGACGTGCTCGCCGCCGCATCCGACCCCGTCGGCGACCTGCTGGGCTGGTCCGCGCCCGACGCGTGGTCGACGGACGGTGCCGCGGCGAGCGCGCCCGGCGGCCTCGCGGACCCGGTGCCCGTCGACGCCGGAGACCTGCTCATCGAGCCCGACGAGGTCGCCGACGCCGTCCGCACCGAGCTCGGGGGCTCCGCGATGTTCGGCGCCCGGTTCCGGGAGGCAGCGGCGCGCGCACTGCTGCTCCCGCGCCGCCGGCCCGACCGGCGCCAGCCGCTGTGGCAGCAGCGGCAGCGGTCCGCCCAGCTCCTGGGCGTCGCGTCGCGGTACCCCGACTTCCCGATCCTCCTGGAGGCCGTGCGCGAGTGCCTGCAGGACGACTTCGACATCGACGCGCTCGTCGAGCTGATGCGGGACGTCTCCGCCGGGCGCGTGCGGGTCGTCGAGGTGACGACCGCCCGGCCGTCGCCGTTCGCCCAGTCGCTGCTGTTCGGGTACACGGCGCAGTTCCTGTACGACGGCGACGCCCCGCTGGCCGAGCGTCGGGCGGCCGCACTCACCCTCGACCCCACGCTGCTGGAGGAGCTGCTCGGCGGGGGCGGCGGCTCGCAGGTGGCGGACCTCCTCGACCCCGACGCGGTGCTGCGCACCGAGGCGGAGCTCACCGGCACCGACCCGGACCGCCAGGCGCGCACCGCCGAGCAGGTGGCGGACGTGCTGCGCCGGCACGGCCCGCTGCCGCTGGACGGTGTCGAGGCCCGCACCCGGGAGGACGTCCGCGGCGACGTGGCGGGCTGGCTCGCGGACCTCGAGCGCGCGCGGCGGCTCATCCGGGTGAGGATCTCGGGCGTGAGCGGCGCCGGCGCGGAGCAGTGGGCCGCGGTGGAGGACGCGGGCCGGCTGCGCGACGCCCTCGGGGTCGCTCTGCCGGTCGGCGTCCCGGAGGTCTTCACGGAGGTGCTGCCCGACCCGCTCGGCGACCTGCTGCGCCGGCACGCCCGCACGCACGGGCCGTTCACCGCGGCGCACGCGGCAGCGCGGTTCGGTCTCGGCACGGCGGTCGTGCAGTCCGCACTGCGGCCCCTGGAACGCGCCGGCGTGGTGGTCCAGGGCCGGCTGCGACCGGACGCCCTCGGCGGCGTCGGGGACGAGTACTGCGACGCCGACGTCCTGCGCACGCTGCGACGCCGGTCGCTGGCGGCACTGCGCTCGGAGGTCGAGCCGGTGCCCCAGGTGGCACTCGGCCGGTTCCTGCCCGTGTGGCAGCACGCGACCGCCCGGGCCGACCGCCCGGCGCCCGGCGCCCTGCGCGGGGCCGACGGACTCGCGCGGGCCGTGGAGCAGCTCGCGGGCGCGGTCGTCCCCGCGTCGGCGCTCGAGTCGCTGGTGCTGCCCGCCCGCGTGGCGGACTACTCGCCGGCGCTCCTGGACGAGCTGACCGCCGCCGGCGAGGTGCTGTGGGCGGGTCACGGGACGCTCCCCGGCCGGGACGGCCTGGTCAGCCTGCACCTCGCGGGCACGGCCGACCTGACGCTGCCGCCGCTCGCCGCCCCGGACGACGACCCCGCCGCCGCCCACCTGGCCACCCCGCTGCACCGGGCCCTCGTGGCTGCGCTGCAGGGCGGTGGCGCGTACTTCGCCGGGGCGCTCGCCTCCCGGGTGGCCGGCGACCTCGAGGAGCCGGCGAGCCAGTCCGCCGTCGTCGACGCCCTGTGGGACCTCGTCTGGGCGGGGCTGGTCACCAACGACGGCCTGGCCCCGCTGCGGGCCCGGCTCGCCGGCGGACGGACGGCGCACCGCGCCCCCGCCGGGCCGGGGGCGTCCCCGCGGGCCCGCGCCCTGACCATGGGCCGCTACGGCGGGCGACCGGGCCTGCGCGGTTCCGGCCTCGGGCTGCGCAGCCCGGGTCTCGCCGGCGTGCCCGCGCCGGGCGTCCCCGCGGCGGGCGAGGGTGGTGGACGCTGGTCGATGCTGCCCCCGCGGGAGACCGACCCGACACGGCGCGCGCACGCGCTGGCGGCGCAGCTGCTCGACCGCCACGGCGTGCTGACCCGCGCCGTCGCGCCCGCTGAGGGCATCTCCGGGCAGTTCGCCGCCGTCTACCGGGTGCTGGCCGCGCTGGAGCAGGCGGGACAGGTGCGGCGCGGCTACTTCGTGGAGCACCTGGGCGGCTCCCAGTTCGCGCTGCCCGGCGCCGTGGACCAGCTCCGCGCCGACGCCCGCACGCTGGAGCGGCTGGCCGAGCAGTCCGCGCCGCCCGACGCCGACCGCGCCGTCGCGCTGCTCGCCGCGACCGACCCCGCGAACCCGTACGGTGCCGCGCTCGCCTGGCCAGCGCGCGCGGACGCGTCGACCGGTCACCGGCCGGGGCGCAAGGCGGGCAGCGTCGTCGTGCTGGTGGACGGGGAGCTCGCGCTGTACCTCGAGCGCGGCGGCCGCACCGTGCTGACCTTCACCGAGGACGACGACGTGCTGCGCCTCGCGACCGCACGCCTCGCCGACGCCGTGCGGGAGGGCCGGCTCGGTCGCGTCACGCTCGTGCGCGCGGACGGCGAGGAGCTGCTCGGTGCCTCGGGGACACCGCTCGGGCGGGCGCTCGCCGCGGCCGGGTTCGGGGCCACGCCCCGGGGGCTGCGGCTGCGCGGTGCGCGGTGA
- a CDS encoding DNA-formamidopyrimidine glycosylase family protein, whose product MPEGDILRRTARRLDEALAGRELVRADLRWPTAATVDLVGRTVLGTASYGKHLLTRFDDGRTLHTHLRMDGSWRVARTGTPGARAAGPAVRAVLGAATWTAVGELIGMLDVVPTRDEHTLIGHLGPDLLADDFETTGLPEALRRWEARGATPVCEVLLDQTVVAGIGTIYMADSLFLERIWPWTPADEVADPGRLLRVARAIMLRSVGTPLPSTTGETYRGRTTWVHGRLREPCRRCGAPVRRGLAGAPPRERPAYFCGVCQRPATAHH is encoded by the coding sequence GTGCCTGAGGGCGACATCCTGCGCCGCACCGCCCGGAGGCTCGACGAGGCGCTCGCCGGCCGCGAGCTCGTGCGCGCCGACCTCCGCTGGCCGACCGCCGCCACGGTGGACCTGGTGGGGCGCACCGTGCTCGGCACCGCGTCGTACGGCAAGCACCTCCTGACGCGGTTCGACGACGGCCGCACCCTGCACACGCACCTGCGGATGGACGGGTCGTGGCGGGTGGCCCGCACCGGCACGCCCGGCGCTCGCGCGGCCGGCCCGGCCGTCCGGGCGGTGCTCGGCGCCGCGACGTGGACGGCGGTCGGCGAGCTGATCGGGATGCTCGACGTCGTGCCGACGCGCGACGAGCACACCCTCATCGGTCACCTGGGACCCGACCTGCTGGCCGACGACTTCGAGACGACGGGCCTGCCCGAGGCGCTGCGGCGCTGGGAGGCCCGCGGCGCGACACCGGTGTGCGAGGTGCTGCTCGACCAGACCGTCGTCGCCGGCATCGGGACGATCTACATGGCCGACTCGCTGTTCCTCGAGCGCATCTGGCCGTGGACCCCCGCCGACGAGGTGGCGGACCCCGGCCGGCTGCTGCGCGTCGCCCGGGCGATCATGCTCCGCTCCGTCGGCACCCCGCTCCCCAGCACGACGGGCGAGACGTACCGGGGCCGCACGACGTGGGTCCACGGGCGCCTGCGCGAGCCGTGCCGCCGCTGCGGCGCACCGGTGCGGCGGGGGCTCGCGGGGGCCCCGCCGCGGGAGCGTCCGGCGTACTTCTGCGGGGTGTGCCAGCGCCCCGCGACGGCCCACCACTGA
- a CDS encoding helix-turn-helix domain-containing protein, protein MVVLRREIGDVLRDARQRQGRTLREVSSAARVSLGYLSEVERGQKEASSELLASICEALDVPLSLVLREVSDRIAVAEGLLIPDTVPVDLASALGGQDSSWTRHRPELAPVG, encoded by the coding sequence ATGGTCGTGTTGCGCCGAGAGATCGGTGACGTGCTGCGGGATGCCCGCCAGCGGCAGGGTCGGACCCTGCGCGAGGTGTCCTCCGCCGCCCGTGTCTCGCTGGGCTACCTCAGCGAGGTCGAGCGGGGTCAGAAGGAGGCGTCGTCGGAGCTGCTGGCCAGCATCTGCGAGGCGCTCGACGTACCCCTGTCGCTCGTGCTGCGCGAGGTGAGCGACCGCATCGCCGTCGCCGAGGGTCTGCTGATCCCCGACACGGTCCCCGTCGACCTCGCGTCGGCTCTCGGCGGCCAGGACAGCTCCTGGACCCGCCACCGTCCGGAGCTCGCACCGGTCGGCTGA